One Triticum dicoccoides isolate Atlit2015 ecotype Zavitan chromosome 5B, WEW_v2.0, whole genome shotgun sequence genomic window carries:
- the LOC119306010 gene encoding uncharacterized protein LOC119306010 translates to MSSLAVGCALELELWLGGLFTAADLAAADLLLQLRLGEAEAAAFKMTSSSRRSASSCCEDLAVDAEEERIVKETAVSLGSMELDWRTRKSSANSCCENLAVDEEEERVVKERALPLGSMELERRARKRYRLLSELYAATRPAKAAAPAAKKKRKRRHDGGESESWSWSEATRYGDY, encoded by the coding sequence ATGTCGTCGCTCGCCGTCGGCTGCGCGCTGGAGTTGGAACTCTGGCTCGGGGGCCTCTTCACGGCGGCGGACCTGGCGGCCGCCGACCTGCTCCTGCAGCTCCGCTTGGGAGAGGCGGAGGCGGCCGCGTTCAAGATGACGTCCTCCTCGCGGCGCTCGGCGAGCTCGTGCTGCGAGGACCTCGCCGTCGACGCTGAGGAGGAGCGGATCGTCAAGGAGACTGCCGTGTCTCTGGGGTCCATGGAGCTGGACTGGAGGACGAGGAAGAGCTCGGCGAACTCGTGCTGCGAGAACCTCGccgtggacgaggaggaggagcgggtCGTCAAGGAGAGGGCGCTGCCGCTGGGGTCGATGGAGCTCGAAAGGAGGGCCAGGAAGAGGTACCGCCTGCTGTCAGAGCTCTACGCCGCCACGAGACCGGCGAAGGCCGCCGCCCCtgccgcgaagaagaagaggaagaggcgtCACGACGGCGGCGAGTCGGAGTCGTGGTCCTGGTCGGAGGCGACGAGGTACGGAGACTACTAG